A genomic region of Tsukamurella pulmonis contains the following coding sequences:
- the nucS gene encoding endonuclease NucS — translation MRVVIAECQVDYVGRLTAHLPMATRLILVKADGSVSIHADDRAYKPLNWMSPPCWLETTPAEEDAKDLPEGHQLWIVRNKAEEQLRILIGEVEHDSSHELGVDPGLVKDGVEAHLQELLAEHTHTFGEGFTLIRREYMTAIGPVDLLCRDADGATVAVEVKRRAEIDGVEQLTRYLDLLNRDPLIAPVTGILAAQQVKPQARTLAEDRGIRCVTVDYDVLRGTEDTSYKLF, via the coding sequence GTGCGTGTCGTGATTGCCGAATGCCAGGTCGACTACGTGGGCCGGCTCACCGCCCACCTCCCCATGGCCACGCGGCTGATCCTGGTCAAGGCCGACGGTTCCGTCAGCATCCACGCCGACGACCGCGCCTACAAGCCGCTGAACTGGATGAGCCCGCCGTGCTGGCTGGAGACCACGCCGGCGGAGGAGGACGCGAAGGATCTGCCCGAGGGGCACCAGCTGTGGATCGTCCGCAACAAGGCGGAGGAGCAGCTGCGCATCCTGATCGGCGAGGTGGAGCACGACAGCAGCCACGAGCTGGGTGTGGATCCGGGTCTGGTGAAGGACGGCGTGGAGGCACACCTCCAGGAGCTGCTGGCCGAGCACACCCACACCTTCGGGGAGGGCTTCACGCTCATCCGCCGCGAGTACATGACGGCCATCGGCCCCGTCGATCTGCTCTGCCGGGACGCGGACGGCGCGACCGTGGCCGTCGAGGTCAAGCGCCGCGCGGAGATCGACGGCGTCGAGCAGCTGACCCGCTACCTCGATCTCCTCAACCGCGATCCGCTCATCGCGCCCGTCACGGGCATCCTGGCCGCCCAACAGGTCAAGCCCCAGGCGCGGACCCTCGCAGAGGACCGGGGGATCCGGTGCGTCACCGTCGACTACGACGTGCTGCGCGGCACCGAGGACACGTCCTACAAGCTCTTCTGA